Proteins encoded together in one Papio anubis isolate 15944 chromosome 3, Panubis1.0, whole genome shotgun sequence window:
- the SPRY1 gene encoding protein sprouty homolog 1, whose amino-acid sequence MDPQNQHGSGSSLVVIQQPSLDNRQRLDYEREIQPAAILSLDQIKAIRGSNEYTEGPSVVKRPAPRTAPRQEKHERTHEIIPINVNNNYEHRHTSHLGHAVLPNNARGPILSRSTSTGSAASSGSNSSASSEQGLLGRSPPTRPVPGHRSERAIRTQPKQLIVDDLKGSLKEDLTQHKFICEQCGKCKCGECTAPRTLPSCLACNRQCLCSAESMVEYGTCMCLVKGIFYHCSNDDEGDSYSDNPCSCSQSHCCSRYLCMGAMSLFLPCLLCYPPAKGCLKLCRGCYDWIHRPGCRCKNSNTVYCKLESCPSRGQDKPS is encoded by the coding sequence ATGGATCCCCAAAATCAACATGGCAGTGGCAGTTCGTTAGTTGTGATCCAGCAACCTTCTTTGGATAACCGTCAGAGATTAGACTATGAGAGAGAGATTCAGCCGGCTGCTATTTTGTCATTAGACCAGATCAAGGCCATAAGAGGTAGCAATGAATACACAGAAGGGCCTTCAGTGGTGAAAAGACCTGCTCCTCGGACAGCACCAAGACAAGAAAAGCATGAGAGGACTCATGAAATCATACCAATTAATGTGAATAATAACTACGAGCACAGACACACAAGCCACCTGGGACATGCAGTACTCCCCAATAATGCCAGGGGCCCCATTTTGAGCAGATCAACCAGCACTGGCAGTGCAGCCAGCTCTGGGAGCAACAGCAGTGCCTCTTCTGAACAGGGACTGTTAGGAAGGTCACCACCAACCAGACCAGTCCCTGGTCATAGGTCTGAAAGGGCAATCCGGACCCAGCCCAAGCAACTGATTGTGGATGACTTGAAGGGTTCCTTGAAAGAGGACCTGACACAGCACAAGTTCATTTGTGAACAGTGTGGGAAGTGCAAGTGTGGAGAATGCACGGCTCCCAGGACCCTGCCATCCTGTTTGGCCTGTAACCGGCAGTGCCTTTGCTCTGCTGAGAGCATGGTGGAATATGGAACCTGCATGTGCTTAGTCAAGGGCATCTTCTACCACTGCTCCAATGACGACGAAGGGGATTCCTACTCAGATAATCCTTGCTCCTGTTCACAGTCACACTGCTGCTCTAGATACCTGTGTATGGGAgccatgtctttatttttaccttGCTTACTCTGTTATCCTCCTGCTAAAGGATGCCTGAAGCTGTGCAGGGGGTGTTATGACTGGATCCATCGCCCAGGGTGCAGATGTAAGAACTCCAACACTGTCTATTGTAAGCTGGAGAGCTGCCCCTCCCGGGGTCAGGATAAACCATCATGA